A DNA window from Candidatus Woesearchaeota archaeon contains the following coding sequences:
- a CDS encoding SIMPL domain-containing protein (The SIMPL domain is named for its presence in mouse protein SIMPL (signalling molecule that associates with mouse pelle-like kinase). Bacterial member BP26, from Brucella, was shown to assemble into a channel-like structure, while YggE from E. coli has been associated with resistance to oxidative stress.), which produces MEKSNHILIILSVGIVLLGIAAVLGPNLADNNMQQETITASGTAQLEAVADELTINLRVESSAKTAEEAQKLTAEKTDALMASLTELVKKEDIETSYYSVQEWREWEHEKNVLKGYKGTHSLKITLTDTTLAGKILDSAVASGAFVDYLNFGFSKAKEKELKGQALKEAAQQAKLKAESVAGGLGVQLGDIVSVSESESNYPMYRMGGPEMMMAKADAAEPSISPQTLQVTAQVSVAYEIE; this is translated from the coding sequence ATGGAAAAAAGCAACCACATCCTTATCATCTTAAGTGTCGGCATTGTTCTGTTGGGCATTGCTGCAGTGCTTGGTCCAAATCTTGCTGACAACAACATGCAGCAGGAAACAATCACTGCATCCGGCACGGCACAGCTCGAAGCAGTTGCCGATGAATTAACCATCAATTTGCGTGTTGAGAGCTCAGCAAAAACCGCTGAAGAAGCGCAGAAACTGACTGCTGAAAAAACTGACGCGCTCATGGCGTCACTCACCGAACTTGTCAAAAAAGAAGACATTGAAACAAGTTATTATTCAGTGCAGGAATGGCGCGAGTGGGAACACGAAAAGAATGTGTTGAAAGGTTACAAAGGAACTCATTCACTGAAAATCACCCTCACTGACACAACGCTTGCCGGAAAAATTCTTGACAGCGCAGTTGCCAGCGGCGCATTTGTTGACTACCTCAACTTCGGCTTTTCAAAAGCAAAAGAAAAAGAGCTCAAGGGACAAGCATTGAAGGAAGCGGCGCAGCAGGCGAAACTAAAAGCAGAATCCGTTGCTGGAGGACTTGGTGTTCAGCTGGGCGACATTGTGTCAGTGTCTGAATCAGAATCCAATTATCCGATGTACCGCATGGGAGGCCCTGAAATGATGATGGCAAAGGCCGACGCTGCTGAACCATCCATCTCGCCGCAGACGCTCCAAGTCACTGCACAGGTAAGTGTAGCGTATGAGATTGAATAG
- a CDS encoding LysM peptidoglycan-binding domain-containing protein: MSQKTSIFYALLLSLFPLRSYALGSAQHLVQPGENPTKISRKQGVTLDELMNCNPEINPRNLQQGQNITLHRTYTIKDGDRLSEIAREQRLTLTELLDYNPAIKDEDEIVAGKTMAIPCRSQPLQQRKKAQTAKDDHEQDSNHVGVHHSHRKQKKQPAKVRFPSGLELEIVTDPKLVGADGLFYAPANSPPLLKLRRSDLSRRLSPHFTVGEFARAEEENCVAPYLKAGHVYKMGGDFYFSYLRLDRQLLDRLERLRAAYNNTLQIDEGYRPSVYNHPCAGGARRSMHVSGMAADIDSSDRKLYRRADALFKKGGVGRGPSIIHVDTRRNHARWNY, translated from the coding sequence ATGTCACAAAAAACCTCTATTTTCTATGCCTTACTTTTATCCCTTTTTCCTCTCCGTTCGTACGCTCTTGGCTCGGCACAACACCTAGTGCAGCCGGGTGAAAATCCTACTAAAATCAGTCGTAAACAGGGCGTTACGCTTGACGAACTCATGAACTGTAACCCAGAAATAAACCCGAGAAACTTGCAGCAGGGGCAGAACATAACACTCCATCGGACGTATACGATTAAAGACGGCGACCGCCTTTCTGAAATAGCGCGTGAACAGAGACTCACCCTCACTGAACTGTTAGATTATAACCCTGCCATAAAAGACGAAGATGAGATAGTGGCGGGCAAGACTATGGCTATTCCTTGCAGAAGCCAACCTCTGCAGCAAAGAAAAAAAGCACAAACAGCCAAAGACGACCATGAGCAGGACTCGAATCACGTTGGCGTTCATCATTCTCATCGCAAACAAAAAAAGCAACCTGCAAAAGTACGATTTCCTAGCGGTCTTGAATTGGAAATTGTGACCGACCCAAAACTTGTCGGAGCGGACGGTCTTTTTTATGCACCGGCAAACTCCCCGCCACTTCTTAAGCTCCGGAGAAGCGATCTCAGCAGGCGTCTTTCGCCTCATTTTACTGTTGGAGAATTTGCTCGTGCAGAAGAAGAAAACTGTGTAGCTCCCTATCTCAAAGCGGGGCATGTGTACAAAATGGGTGGGGATTTCTATTTCAGCTACCTTCGACTTGACCGCCAGCTTCTCGATCGGCTGGAACGGCTGCGCGCAGCATACAACAACACCCTCCAAATCGATGAAGGATATCGCCCGTCAGTCTATAATCACCCTTGTGCAGGCGGTGCACGAAGAAGCATGCATGTCAGCGGAATGGCGGCAGATATTGACAGCTCTGACAGGAAACTGTACCGGCGCGCTGACGCCCTGTTCAAAAAAGGCGGAGTTGGCAGAGGTCCGTCCATAATTCATGTTGACACGCGAAGAAATCATGCGCGATGGAATTATTAA